A part of Nodosilinea sp. FACHB-141 genomic DNA contains:
- a CDS encoding MarR family winged helix-turn-helix transcriptional regulator: protein MTAVPAVTRFLRAGIRRHGKPQLSLSQLRVLYFLRRRSQASLSEVADYLDVTRPTMSAMVERLVQRGLVNRISDPVERRRIILTLTAEGTAEMERVYDATLQTVAHRLEGLSESQLQQVRAGLEILSSIFEEPEEQG from the coding sequence ATGACGGCAGTGCCGGCGGTGACGCGGTTTTTGCGGGCGGGCATTCGTCGCCACGGCAAGCCCCAGCTATCTCTATCGCAGCTGCGGGTGCTGTACTTTTTGCGGCGGCGATCGCAGGCCTCTTTATCAGAGGTGGCTGACTATTTAGATGTCACCCGGCCCACCATGTCGGCCATGGTGGAGCGTCTGGTGCAGCGGGGGCTTGTCAACAGAATCAGCGATCCGGTCGAGCGGCGGCGCATCATTCTCACCCTAACTGCCGAAGGCACAGCAGAAATGGAGCGGGTTTACGACGCAACGTTGCAGACGGTAGCCCACCGCCTAGAGGGTCTGTCTGAGTCGCAGCTTCAGCAGGTGAGGGCGGGACTGGAAATCTTAAGCAGCATTTTTGAGGAGCCTGAAGAGCAAGGGTAG
- a CDS encoding NAD-dependent epimerase/dehydratase family protein, giving the protein MKVLVIGGDGYCGWATALYLSNRGYEVGILDSLVRRHWDAQLQIETLTPIAPIQSRLQRWKDLTGKHVDLYVGDINNYSFLEETMLEFEPGAVVHFGEQRSAPFSMIDREHAVLTQANNVLGNLNLLYVLRDHFPECHLVKLGTMGEYGTPNIDIEEGYITIEHNGRKDTLPYPKQPGSFYHLSKVHDSHNIHFACKVWGLRATDLNQGVVYGVLTEETGMDELLINRLDYDGIFGTALNRFCIQAAVGHPLTVYGKGGQTRAFLDIRDTVRCVEIAIANPGDPGLFRVFNQFTEMFSVGDLAMMVKKAGTTLGLDVDIQYMDNPRVEAEDHYFNAKNTNLLELGLQPHLLSDSLLDSLLNFAVKYKDRVDKNQILPKVQWRRD; this is encoded by the coding sequence ATGAAAGTCCTTGTAATTGGCGGCGACGGCTATTGCGGGTGGGCAACGGCCCTATACCTCTCCAATCGTGGCTACGAAGTCGGGATTCTTGATAGCTTGGTGCGTCGCCACTGGGATGCTCAGCTTCAGATCGAGACGCTGACCCCCATTGCCCCCATCCAAAGCCGTCTACAGCGCTGGAAAGACCTTACCGGTAAGCACGTCGACCTCTACGTCGGTGACATCAACAACTACTCCTTCCTAGAGGAGACAATGCTTGAGTTTGAGCCCGGCGCAGTAGTTCACTTCGGTGAACAGCGATCGGCACCCTTCTCAATGATTGACCGGGAGCACGCGGTGCTGACCCAGGCCAACAACGTGCTGGGCAACCTCAACCTGCTCTACGTGCTGCGCGACCACTTCCCCGAGTGCCACCTGGTCAAGCTGGGCACCATGGGCGAGTACGGCACCCCGAACATTGACATCGAAGAGGGCTACATCACCATTGAGCACAATGGTCGCAAAGATACCCTTCCCTACCCCAAGCAGCCGGGTTCGTTCTATCACCTCAGCAAGGTGCACGACTCCCACAATATCCACTTCGCCTGTAAGGTGTGGGGTCTGCGCGCCACCGACCTCAACCAGGGCGTGGTCTACGGCGTGCTCACTGAAGAGACCGGCATGGATGAGTTGCTGATCAACCGCCTCGACTACGACGGCATCTTTGGCACCGCCCTCAACCGCTTCTGTATTCAAGCCGCTGTGGGTCACCCCCTGACGGTGTACGGCAAGGGCGGTCAAACCCGCGCCTTCCTCGATATTCGCGATACCGTGCGTTGCGTGGAAATTGCGATCGCCAACCCCGGCGATCCTGGCCTGTTCCGCGTCTTCAACCAGTTCACCGAAATGTTTAGCGTCGGCGACTTGGCCATGATGGTGAAAAAAGCTGGCACCACCCTGGGTCTCGATGTCGATATTCAATATATGGATAACCCTCGGGTTGAGGCTGAAGACCATTACTTCAACGCCAAAAACACCAACCTGCTAGAGCTGGGTCTCCAGCCTCACCTGCTGTCTGACTCACTGCTCGACAGCCTGCTCAACTTCGCCGTCAAGTACAAAGACCGCGTTGACAAGAACCAGATTCTGCCCAAGGTTCAGTGGCGGCGCGATTAG
- a CDS encoding glycosyltransferase family 1 protein, with translation MRIALFTETFLPKVDGIVTRLKHTVDHLQRQGNQVLVFSPEGGLTEYRGAKIHGVSGFPLPLYPELKLALPRPSIGEALESFQPDLVHVVNPAVLGLAGIYYSKTLDLPLVASYHTHLPKYLEHYGLGMLEGLMWELIKAMHNQAQINLVTSTAMKSELSEHGVENIEVWQRGVDTELFRPELASAEMRDRLSGGHPEPPLLLYIGRLSAEKEIDRIKPVLQAIPGARLALVGDGPYRTELEAHFADTPTNFVGYLGGEDLASAYASADAFVFPSRTETLGLVLLEAMAAGCPVVAANSGGIPDIVTDGVNGFLFDPLDESGAIVATRRLIEAKDERELMRRNAVTEAEQWGWAAATRQLQQFYRQVLAQRSLPMAA, from the coding sequence ATGCGGATTGCTCTCTTCACCGAGACCTTTTTGCCGAAAGTAGACGGCATTGTAACCCGTCTTAAGCACACCGTTGATCATTTGCAGCGCCAGGGCAACCAGGTTTTGGTGTTTTCCCCAGAGGGAGGCTTAACCGAGTATCGAGGAGCAAAAATTCACGGTGTATCTGGCTTTCCGCTGCCGCTCTATCCAGAGCTAAAGCTGGCTCTGCCGCGTCCGTCTATTGGTGAGGCGCTAGAGAGCTTTCAGCCTGACTTAGTCCATGTTGTGAATCCGGCAGTCCTCGGACTGGCGGGCATTTACTACAGCAAAACCTTAGATCTGCCGCTGGTAGCGTCGTACCACACTCACTTACCCAAATATCTAGAGCACTATGGCCTAGGCATGCTCGAAGGGCTGATGTGGGAGCTGATCAAAGCCATGCACAACCAGGCCCAGATCAACCTGGTTACCTCTACCGCCATGAAGTCTGAGTTGTCAGAGCATGGGGTGGAAAATATCGAGGTATGGCAGCGTGGGGTTGATACCGAGCTGTTTCGTCCTGAACTAGCCAGTGCCGAGATGCGCGATCGCCTCTCGGGCGGTCACCCCGAGCCCCCCCTACTGCTCTACATCGGCCGCCTCTCCGCCGAAAAAGAAATTGATCGCATCAAGCCCGTGCTCCAGGCCATCCCCGGTGCCCGCCTCGCTTTAGTGGGCGACGGACCCTACCGCACCGAGCTAGAGGCCCACTTTGCCGACACCCCTACTAATTTCGTGGGTTATCTAGGTGGAGAAGATCTGGCCTCTGCTTACGCATCGGCCGATGCTTTCGTATTCCCCTCCCGCACTGAGACCTTGGGCTTAGTCTTGCTAGAGGCGATGGCGGCAGGCTGCCCGGTGGTAGCGGCCAACTCCGGTGGCATTCCCGACATTGTGACCGACGGCGTGAATGGTTTTCTCTTTGACCCGCTTGATGAATCAGGCGCCATCGTTGCCACTCGCCGCCTGATCGAGGCCAAAGACGAGCGAGAGCTGATGCGTCGCAATGCTGTCACCGAGGCAGAACAGTGGGGCTGGGCCGCCGCCACTCGGCAGCTTCAGCAGTTCTACCGTCAGGTGCTGGCGCAGCGATCACTGCCCATGGCCGCGTAG
- a CDS encoding Uma2 family endonuclease — MVVASQSSWVVTWEKLPDDFILNDEPVDNINQPAIAAALTESLELAGLLPAQSLVMTNYGLCATVNGKTVVKAPDWGYVPEIRVPRSEVTRSYTPQLQGDFPAIVMEFLSDTEGGEYSNKPTYPPGKWFFYEQVLQVAHYIIFEPEGGALEVYRLSESGHYKLSSANEQQRFWVDDIGLALGVWQGTRENRTGYWLRWWNDLGEMLPWGKEQVEQERQRAERLAAQLRAAGIEPED; from the coding sequence ATGGTTGTAGCTTCCCAATCGTCTTGGGTAGTGACCTGGGAGAAACTACCCGACGACTTCATCCTTAACGATGAACCTGTGGATAACATTAACCAGCCTGCCATTGCTGCCGCTCTGACCGAAAGCCTGGAGCTAGCCGGACTTTTACCAGCCCAATCGTTGGTGATGACCAACTACGGCCTGTGCGCCACCGTCAACGGCAAAACTGTGGTCAAAGCGCCCGACTGGGGCTATGTGCCCGAAATTCGTGTGCCACGAAGCGAGGTGACGCGCAGCTACACCCCTCAACTGCAAGGTGACTTCCCTGCCATCGTCATGGAATTTCTCTCCGACACCGAGGGGGGAGAATATTCCAACAAACCCACCTATCCTCCCGGCAAGTGGTTCTTCTATGAGCAAGTGCTCCAGGTAGCTCACTACATCATCTTCGAACCCGAAGGGGGGGCACTAGAGGTCTACCGCCTGAGCGAGTCAGGCCACTATAAGCTCAGCTCAGCCAACGAGCAACAACGTTTTTGGGTTGACGACATTGGCTTAGCCCTAGGTGTTTGGCAGGGCACTCGCGAAAATCGCACTGGCTACTGGCTCCGCTGGTGGAACGATCTCGGTGAGATGCTCCCCTGGGGCAAAGAGCAGGTCGAGCAAGAGCGCCAGCGAGCCGAACGTCTAGCGGCCCAACTCCGGGCAGCGGGCATAGAGCCAGAAGATTAA
- a CDS encoding FAD-dependent hydroxylase translates to MTATTPQFRSPAPSDQPSSSIQQSELTVDVAIVGGGIVGLTLAVALAPSGMQIAVIEAQTAVAAASRQRAYAFSLTSADIFKGLGLWPQIGPYICHFDQVQLSDGNYGKVVRFLPSDLGTDAVYYGAEHGVLMAALQGAIAAFPNIHYLCLATLGTTHNHRECTVAEVSTPEGNVTVRSPLFVAADGKGSSLRQRAGIGSVGWRYRQSCVTTVLEPEHSHQNTAYERFWPSGPFAILPLPGQRCQVVWTAPHAEAEAVLHMPEAEFMAELEQRYGSQMGRLKRLTAPAMFPVQLMQCDRYVLPRLALVGDAAHSCHPVGGQGLNMGIRDAAALAEVLTAAHQQGQDLGSLTVLRRYERWRRLENWVILSFTDGLTRIFSNRLLPIVVLRRSGLWVLSHVSPLKRLALRLMTGRLGRVPRLAQLGRQGYDSAL, encoded by the coding sequence ATGACTGCCACCACCCCGCAATTTCGGTCTCCTGCTCCGTCCGATCAGCCCAGTTCAAGTATTCAACAGTCAGAGCTGACGGTGGATGTGGCCATTGTTGGTGGAGGCATTGTGGGGTTAACCTTGGCAGTGGCTCTGGCTCCCAGCGGCATGCAGATTGCTGTGATTGAGGCTCAAACAGCGGTAGCGGCGGCTTCGCGACAGCGGGCCTACGCCTTCTCGCTAACCTCAGCTGATATTTTTAAGGGGCTCGGGTTGTGGCCTCAGATTGGGCCGTACATCTGTCATTTTGACCAGGTGCAGCTCTCTGATGGCAACTACGGCAAGGTCGTGCGGTTTTTGCCCAGCGATTTGGGTACCGATGCAGTCTACTACGGGGCCGAGCACGGCGTACTGATGGCGGCACTTCAGGGAGCGATCGCAGCCTTCCCCAACATTCATTACCTCTGCTTAGCCACCCTAGGGACAACCCACAACCACAGGGAATGCACCGTAGCGGAAGTGAGTACACCGGAGGGCAACGTCACGGTGCGATCACCCCTCTTCGTTGCTGCTGACGGCAAGGGCTCTTCCCTACGCCAGCGGGCCGGCATCGGCAGCGTTGGCTGGCGCTACCGCCAGTCCTGTGTGACTACTGTGCTAGAACCCGAGCACTCCCACCAAAACACCGCCTACGAGCGCTTTTGGCCCAGCGGTCCCTTTGCCATTTTGCCCCTACCTGGCCAGCGCTGCCAGGTCGTGTGGACAGCCCCCCACGCCGAGGCCGAGGCTGTTTTGCACATGCCCGAAGCCGAGTTTATGGCTGAGTTAGAGCAGCGCTATGGTAGCCAGATGGGGCGGCTCAAGCGACTGACTGCGCCAGCGATGTTCCCAGTGCAGCTGATGCAGTGCGATCGCTACGTTCTACCCCGCCTAGCCTTGGTGGGAGACGCCGCCCACAGTTGCCACCCCGTAGGCGGGCAAGGGCTAAATATGGGCATTCGCGATGCTGCGGCCTTAGCAGAAGTTCTAACGGCTGCCCATCAGCAGGGCCAAGACCTAGGCAGCCTCACTGTGCTGCGCCGCTACGAACGCTGGCGACGGTTAGAGAACTGGGTGATTCTCAGTTTCACCGATGGATTGACCCGCATTTTCTCAAACCGGCTTCTGCCCATAGTAGTGCTACGACGCAGCGGGCTTTGGGTACTCAGCCACGTTTCTCCCCTCAAACGCCTGGCCCTACGGCTGATGACCGGTCGCTTGGGACGAGTCCCCCGGCTGGCACAGCTGGGTCGGCAGGGGTATGATTCTGCCTTGTAA
- the rsmH gene encoding 16S rRNA (cytosine(1402)-N(4))-methyltransferase RsmH, giving the protein MAEPEFYHVPVLPEAVLEGLNIQPGGRYLDATAGGGGHSRLMLEADQTVRVVAVDQDAAAIAATQANLAEFGDRVSLWHGNFANFDPAGNLFNGVLADLGVSSVQLDVGDRGFSFRQTAPLDMRMDPRQDLTAADIVNHWDETELANLIYTYGEERLSRRIARKIVDQRPWQTTTDLAEAISYCVPRSYRYGRIHPATRTFQALRIAVNQELKVLETLLKVAPSWLTPGGRLVIISFHSLEDRLVKHTLKDAPDLKVITKKPVIATETEVSQNPRARSAKLRVAERTVAL; this is encoded by the coding sequence ATGGCAGAGCCAGAGTTTTATCACGTGCCGGTGCTGCCTGAGGCGGTGCTCGAAGGGCTTAATATTCAGCCTGGTGGGCGGTATTTAGACGCGACTGCCGGCGGCGGTGGCCACAGTCGACTGATGCTTGAAGCTGATCAAACCGTGAGGGTGGTGGCTGTGGATCAAGATGCGGCAGCGATCGCGGCCACCCAGGCCAATTTGGCCGAGTTTGGCGACAGAGTTTCGCTGTGGCACGGCAACTTTGCCAACTTTGACCCCGCCGGAAATCTCTTCAACGGCGTTTTGGCTGACCTAGGGGTGAGTTCGGTGCAGCTCGATGTGGGCGATCGCGGCTTTAGCTTTCGCCAAACCGCCCCCCTCGACATGCGCATGGACCCGCGCCAAGACCTCACCGCCGCCGACATCGTCAACCACTGGGATGAAACTGAGCTGGCTAACTTGATCTATACCTACGGCGAAGAACGGCTTTCTCGCCGGATTGCCCGCAAGATTGTCGACCAGCGCCCTTGGCAGACCACCACGGATTTGGCTGAGGCCATTTCCTACTGCGTGCCGCGCAGCTATCGCTATGGCCGGATTCATCCGGCCACTCGCACCTTTCAGGCGTTGCGAATTGCGGTCAACCAAGAGTTGAAAGTATTAGAAACCTTGCTGAAAGTAGCCCCTAGCTGGCTAACCCCGGGTGGACGGTTGGTAATCATCAGTTTCCACAGTTTGGAAGATCGCCTGGTCAAGCACACCCTAAAAGACGCTCCCGACCTCAAAGTAATCACTAAAAAGCCTGTGATCGCCACCGAAACTGAAGTGAGCCAAAACCCCCGTGCCCGCTCGGCTAAGCTACGGGTGGCCGAACGCACTGTCGCGCTGTAG
- a CDS encoding NAD(P)H-quinone oxidoreductase subunit H, giving the protein MSIIETKTEPMVLNMGPHHPSMHGVLRLIVTLDGEDVLDCEPVIGYLHRGMEKIAESRTNLMFVPYVSRWDYAAGMFNEAITVNAPEKLANIEVPKRASYIRVIMLELNRIANHLLWLGPFLADVGAQTPFFYIFREREMIYDLWEAATGYRMVNNNYFRIGGVAADLPYGWLDKCLDFCDYFLPKVDEYEKLITNNPIFRRRIEGIGTITRDEAISWGLSGPMLRGSGVKWDLRKVDHYECYDDFDWDVQYETAGDCMARYQVRIREMRESVKILRQACAQIPGGAFENLEAKRMAEGPKSEWNNFDYQFIGKKIAPTFKIPAGEHYVRLESGKGELGVFIMGNDNIFPWRFKVRAADFNNLQILPHLLKGVKVADIMAILGSIDIIMGSVDR; this is encoded by the coding sequence ATGTCGATTATTGAAACTAAGACCGAACCCATGGTGCTCAACATGGGGCCCCACCATCCCTCCATGCACGGGGTGCTGCGGTTGATTGTCACCCTTGACGGCGAAGACGTGCTCGACTGCGAGCCGGTAATTGGCTACCTGCACCGAGGCATGGAGAAAATTGCCGAAAGCCGCACCAACCTCATGTTTGTGCCCTATGTCAGCCGGTGGGATTACGCGGCGGGCATGTTTAACGAAGCGATTACCGTTAATGCCCCCGAGAAACTGGCCAACATTGAGGTGCCCAAGCGGGCCAGCTACATTCGCGTCATCATGCTGGAGCTCAACCGCATTGCCAACCACCTGCTGTGGCTTGGCCCCTTCCTCGCCGACGTTGGCGCCCAGACACCTTTCTTCTACATCTTCCGCGAGCGCGAAATGATCTATGACCTGTGGGAAGCCGCTACCGGCTACCGCATGGTCAACAACAACTACTTCCGCATTGGCGGAGTAGCCGCTGACCTGCCCTACGGCTGGCTCGACAAGTGCCTAGACTTTTGCGACTACTTTTTGCCCAAGGTCGATGAGTACGAAAAGCTAATCACCAACAACCCCATCTTCCGCCGCCGCATTGAGGGCATTGGCACCATCACCCGCGACGAAGCGATTTCCTGGGGGCTCTCAGGTCCCATGCTGCGGGGCTCTGGCGTCAAGTGGGATCTCCGCAAGGTCGACCACTACGAATGCTACGACGACTTTGATTGGGATGTGCAGTACGAAACCGCTGGCGACTGCATGGCCCGTTACCAGGTGCGCATTCGCGAAATGAGAGAATCCGTCAAAATTCTGCGCCAGGCCTGCGCCCAAATTCCTGGCGGCGCATTCGAGAACCTTGAGGCCAAGCGCATGGCCGAAGGCCCGAAATCCGAGTGGAACAATTTTGACTATCAGTTCATCGGCAAAAAGATTGCCCCTACCTTCAAAATTCCGGCTGGGGAACACTATGTGCGCCTAGAAAGTGGCAAGGGTGAACTGGGCGTCTTCATCATGGGCAACGACAACATCTTCCCCTGGCGCTTTAAGGTGCGGGCTGCTGACTTCAACAACCTGCAAATTCTGCCCCACCTGTTGAAGGGGGTGAAGGTAGCCGACATCATGGCCATTCTAGGCAGTATCGACATCATTATGGGGTCGGTAGATCGATAG
- a CDS encoding glycoside hydrolase family protein, whose translation MSLPVTSLPSSSSPTLARQRRIQKAKQRRALFIALLLLGAGFVGVRSLPHPSLRQIQETVWVSHPEPLAMTGGDPYVRALMRTISAAESNTNQPYNVLYGGNTVQQLNHHPNICVEIVAGPNQGHCTTAAGRYQFLTGTWQEKARQYHPKSSSWFSSWGDYSFDPESQDLVVYHWLRDTSAWDLDIPNALRDGRLDEVLRRLSGTWTSLGYGIESNSMTARLPRVYENLLQEELARSPSGQLP comes from the coding sequence ATGTCGCTGCCTGTGACCTCACTGCCCTCTAGCTCCTCTCCTACCCTTGCCCGGCAGCGCCGGATTCAGAAGGCAAAGCAGCGGCGAGCGCTATTTATCGCCCTGCTGCTGCTGGGTGCAGGGTTTGTGGGCGTGCGATCGCTGCCCCATCCCTCGCTGCGGCAAATTCAAGAGACTGTATGGGTCAGCCATCCTGAACCGTTGGCTATGACCGGGGGTGACCCCTACGTTCGCGCCCTAATGCGCACAATTTCTGCCGCCGAGTCAAACACCAACCAACCCTACAACGTGCTCTACGGCGGTAACACCGTGCAGCAGCTCAACCACCATCCCAACATCTGCGTGGAGATTGTGGCTGGGCCAAATCAGGGGCACTGCACTACCGCTGCCGGGCGCTACCAGTTTTTAACCGGCACCTGGCAAGAAAAAGCCCGCCAGTATCATCCCAAGTCCTCCAGCTGGTTTAGCTCCTGGGGCGACTACAGCTTTGACCCCGAATCACAGGACCTGGTGGTCTACCATTGGCTCAGAGATACTTCCGCCTGGGATTTGGACATTCCTAACGCCCTACGGGACGGTCGCCTAGATGAAGTGCTGCGCCGTCTCTCTGGCACCTGGACCAGCCTTGGCTATGGTATCGAGTCAAACAGCATGACCGCCCGACTGCCGCGCGTCTACGAAAACCTGCTTCAGGAAGAGCTGGCGCGATCGCCTTCCGGGCAGTTGCCCTAA
- a CDS encoding carotenoid oxygenase family protein, producing MTTTLNPYLTGNFAPIETELTVEQLPVVGELPAELSGMFVRNGPNPQFSPLGLYHWFDGDGMLHGVHIQDGKASYRNRYIRTQGFEQERQAGQAVFGGLLQPSQGGFKNVANTALVWHRNRLLALWEGGEPHAIDVPGLETVGAYTFNGKLASPVTAHPKVDPVTGEMMFFGYSLAQPPYVKYSVVSAEGELLRTVPIDLPVGVMMHDFAITEHYTLFMDLPLTFRLERLQRGEAAFAFERDRPSRFGILPRHGDNRSIRWFEAPSCYVFHTLNAYEDGDDIVLMACRTGNTNVLGASPDAHEGDNHQVGSDVPLLYQWRFNLKTGAVQEQALDDRACEFPRINEQYLGRQSRYGYAGKSAPTTVPKFDGLLKFDLDNGSVQVHSFGTGRYGGEGVFVPRPNATVEDDGWLMTFVHDEAQDVSELVIVSTQAMTDGPVARIQMPQRVPYGFHGTWLSLP from the coding sequence ATGACAACCACCCTCAACCCCTACCTCACCGGTAACTTTGCCCCTATCGAGACAGAGTTGACGGTCGAGCAGCTACCTGTCGTTGGCGAGTTACCAGCCGAACTGAGTGGCATGTTTGTTCGCAACGGTCCAAATCCTCAGTTTTCACCCTTGGGGCTTTACCACTGGTTCGATGGGGATGGCATGCTACATGGCGTTCACATCCAAGACGGCAAAGCGAGCTACCGCAATCGCTATATTCGGACGCAGGGGTTTGAGCAGGAGCGACAAGCAGGGCAGGCCGTGTTTGGTGGATTGCTTCAACCGTCTCAAGGCGGCTTCAAAAACGTGGCCAATACAGCACTCGTATGGCATCGCAATCGCCTGTTGGCGCTTTGGGAAGGGGGGGAACCACACGCGATTGATGTGCCTGGGCTAGAGACAGTTGGTGCCTACACCTTCAACGGCAAGCTGGCCTCTCCCGTGACGGCCCATCCTAAAGTGGATCCGGTGACCGGGGAAATGATGTTCTTTGGGTATTCGCTAGCCCAACCGCCCTACGTCAAATATAGTGTCGTGTCGGCTGAGGGAGAACTGTTGCGAACAGTCCCGATCGATCTGCCGGTTGGGGTGATGATGCATGACTTCGCCATTACAGAGCACTACACCCTTTTCATGGATTTGCCCCTCACCTTCCGCTTGGAGCGGTTGCAGCGGGGAGAAGCGGCCTTTGCCTTCGAGCGCGATCGCCCCAGTCGATTTGGAATTCTGCCTCGCCATGGCGACAACAGGTCGATTCGCTGGTTTGAAGCACCCAGCTGCTATGTCTTCCACACCCTAAATGCCTATGAGGATGGGGATGACATTGTTCTGATGGCTTGTCGTACAGGTAATACCAACGTTTTGGGGGCGTCTCCTGATGCCCACGAGGGAGACAATCACCAGGTTGGCAGCGACGTGCCCTTGCTCTACCAGTGGCGATTTAACCTGAAGACAGGGGCTGTGCAAGAACAGGCTCTCGACGATCGCGCCTGCGAGTTTCCTCGCATCAATGAGCAGTATTTGGGTAGGCAGTCCCGCTATGGCTATGCTGGCAAGAGTGCGCCTACCACAGTGCCGAAGTTTGATGGGTTACTGAAGTTTGATTTGGACAATGGGAGCGTTCAGGTTCATTCGTTTGGAACCGGACGCTATGGCGGCGAAGGGGTCTTCGTACCGCGGCCAAACGCAACTGTCGAGGATGATGGCTGGTTGATGACCTTTGTGCACGACGAAGCTCAGGATGTATCTGAGTTAGTCATTGTCAGCACGCAGGCCATGACGGATGGGCCCGTTGCCCGCATTCAGATGCCGCAGCGGGTTCCCTATGGCTTTCATGGCACTTGGCTCTCACTGCCCTAG
- a CDS encoding DUF4345 family protein, with protein METSLQIAPNLAAVLLMLLGGAALLFPKTMAAFVGLGPIAPVGISEIRSTLGSFFLGLGAACLWLQSTDAFTVLGVASLVAAAVRLISSIVDRSVTLKNIGGVVAEACLGALFLLSWMRQA; from the coding sequence ATGGAAACTTCTCTTCAGATTGCGCCCAATCTAGCGGCAGTCCTCTTGATGCTGCTAGGGGGAGCAGCCTTGCTCTTTCCCAAAACAATGGCGGCCTTCGTGGGTCTCGGTCCCATCGCTCCGGTGGGGATTTCTGAGATTCGCTCGACCCTGGGTAGTTTCTTTTTGGGGCTAGGAGCCGCCTGTTTGTGGTTGCAGTCTACCGATGCCTTTACCGTCCTCGGGGTAGCTTCGTTAGTGGCTGCGGCCGTGCGGTTGATATCGAGCATCGTTGACCGCAGCGTCACCCTTAAAAATATTGGCGGTGTGGTGGCAGAAGCCTGCTTGGGGGCTCTGTTTTTGCTGAGCTGGATGCGGCAGGCTTGA
- a CDS encoding alpha/beta fold hydrolase, which yields MVAHFLPSSSCEIQDGDAIALLQRIQRHLVQVAVGQSTTAIATAYAHYSPNSLAPVLGTVPILLLHGFDSSLLEFRRVFPLLAHRHETWAIDLLGSGFTEYTATLAVNPQTIRQHLLSVVEAWIGQPVTLVGASLGGAVAIDFALHHPGWVRSLVLMDSVGFSGSFPVGQFLPHPLIELGTNWLYFRKHAALAAASVLPILDASLIDALRCSLLHQEMPGWRDAIASFTQSGGYANLSNAIAQVTHPTLILWGTADDVLGTADATRFEQAIQGSRLIWVEGAGHVPHFDQPQVVVDHLLSFAQQIER from the coding sequence GTGGTTGCTCATTTTCTACCGTCCTCCAGTTGTGAGATTCAAGATGGGGACGCGATCGCCCTGCTGCAACGAATTCAGCGTCATCTTGTTCAAGTAGCAGTTGGGCAAAGTACGACGGCGATTGCAACTGCTTATGCCCATTACAGTCCTAATTCATTAGCTCCTGTACTAGGCACGGTTCCTATTCTGCTGCTGCACGGATTTGATAGTTCTCTGCTGGAATTTCGGCGGGTGTTTCCCTTACTGGCGCATCGTCACGAAACCTGGGCGATTGACTTGTTGGGTTCAGGATTTACTGAATACACAGCTACGCTGGCGGTCAATCCCCAGACAATCCGGCAACATCTGCTTAGCGTTGTAGAAGCTTGGATCGGGCAACCTGTAACTTTGGTGGGAGCCTCTTTGGGAGGGGCAGTCGCGATTGACTTTGCCTTGCATCATCCGGGCTGGGTGCGATCGCTCGTTCTCATGGATAGCGTCGGCTTTTCTGGCAGCTTTCCCGTTGGGCAGTTTCTTCCTCATCCGCTAATCGAACTGGGCACAAACTGGTTGTATTTTCGCAAACATGCCGCTTTGGCGGCGGCCTCAGTCTTACCGATATTGGATGCAAGCCTGATAGACGCCCTGCGCTGCTCGCTGCTGCATCAGGAGATGCCGGGGTGGAGGGATGCGATCGCATCTTTTACCCAGAGTGGGGGTTACGCGAACTTGAGCAATGCGATCGCTCAAGTCACGCATCCCACCCTAATTTTGTGGGGAACAGCCGATGATGTCTTAGGAACGGCAGATGCTACTCGGTTTGAGCAAGCAATTCAAGGCAGTCGGCTGATCTGGGTTGAGGGAGCGGGGCACGTTCCCCACTTTGATCAACCTCAGGTTGTTGTGGATCACTTGCTGTCCTTTGCCCAACAGATTGAGAGATAG